Genomic segment of Flammeovirga agarivorans:
GGTCATTCTCTTATCCAAATCGTCTATCTTTGGTAAGTCATGTAAAAGCATTTCTATAATCATTCTAGATGCTAGTATCTGAGCGTATTCAAAAAACAAATCAAACTTTTTAAAATCTTTACTAGACATTCCTGAGTGAACTAGTTTTGAACGATAACCATAAAGTTGATTAGCCTTTTTATAAATTTTCTTTCCTCTTTCATTCGAATCTGAACATAATACAGACAGATTTCTTCTAAATCTATAGGATAATTGTTCTTTTCCAGGAACAATTGTCTCCAAGCATATACACAAACAAATAAAAGACATTTCTCTACTATTTACTCTGAACGATTCAGAATAGTACTTTATTGCATTTTGTATGTAGTCCCTTTTTTTATAATTATCCTTATAATAAACTAAGAATTCGTTTGTCTGCTTTAAGTTTTCCTCAGGATATATGAAGTATTGTTCTTGAGGCTCTTCATACTTATACCAGTGATAATTGTCGAAAGTAGACCAACTGGCAAAGTAGATACCTTTGTCTTCAAAATATTGAGCTCCTAA
This window contains:
- a CDS encoding HEPN domain-containing protein; the encoded protein is MEAKTNESYLHFAVVGGTYIDFSNIDLSHWGIQGGLVEDNNTEKYIHSISLKDQEERNWKLVKEVSQGRENGVGRNRDWEYMNLLWPLDLKNPPTEDDYFEAIEAIRVIHPSVIHIQNTLGAQYFEDKGIYFASWSTFDNYHWYKYEEPQEQYFIYPEENLKQTNEFLVYYKDNYKKRDYIQNAIKYYSESFRVNSREMSFICLCICLETIVPGKEQLSYRFRRNLSVLCSDSNERGKKIYKKANQLYGYRSKLVHSGMSSKDFKKFDLFFEYAQILASRMIIEMLLHDLPKIDDLDKRMTELGFGQKEEISENYTEFKGNISTWYKVSEYEFEK